The proteins below come from a single Aspergillus oryzae RIB40 DNA, chromosome 5 genomic window:
- a CDS encoding putative GABA permease (amino acid transporters) yields the protein MEDNYKNGEEMGTRYDQSDMTRMGKIQELKRKHRSARERRPGRFILDVHVDLCWIRADYTDNVRNGINASETTISFNISIAFGLTRCGKCRSPTSGGQYHWVSELASPNYQRVLSYITGWMSVLAWQAGAASGSFLTGTIIQGLISVKDPSYEPENWQGTLFVFAMILVIYFFNVYAASWMPRIQNLLLALHILCFVVVITVLWAMAPRQPASAVLLEFSNTGGWSSIGLALMVGQISAIYAGLSSDATAHMSEEVRDAGRYVPIAIVWGFFTNGAMAIVLVITYLFAIPSLEDALDDPTGFPFIYVFKNAVGTAGVNGLTSIILIPVIFSNILFNASTARQTYAFARDKGLPFAKWICKVNPKRKLPVNAIGLSCVISGLLALINIGSDTAFHAIISLNVAALMWTYVVSIGCLLYRRLSCPETLPPQRWSMGKYGIWVNAAALVYVAFAFFFSFWPTSTPVTLTTFNWSVVIFSAVFIISVAMYIFKGQKEYAGPVISVRRDAMPQARVHRHSIRRET from the exons ATGGAGGACAATTATAAGAATGGCGAAGAAATGGGTACCCGGTATGACCAGAGCGACATGACGCGCATGGGAAAAATCCAGGAACTCAAG AGGAAACACCGAAGCGCTCGTGAACGGCGGCCGGGCCGGTTTATTCTGGACGTACATGTGGACCTTTGCTGGATTCGGGCTGATTATACTGACAATGTCCGAAATGGCATCAATGCAAGTGAAACTACGATCTCATTTAATATCTCGATCGCATTTGGACTAACAAGATGTGGAAAATGCAGGTCCCCTACCTCTGGTGGTCAGTATCACTGGGTTTCCGAGCTTGCATCTCCCAACTATCAACGTGTTTTGAGCTACATCACAGGCTGGATGTCGGTACTGGCATGGCAGGCAGGCGCAGCGTCGGGCTCATTCCTGACCGGCACCATTATACAAGGGTTAATCAGTGTGAAAGACCCAAGTTATGAGCCTGAGAATTGGCAGGGCACGCTGTTCGTTTTTGCAATGATCCTGGTTATTTACTTTTTCAACGTCTACGCGGCTAGTTGGATGCCCCGTATTCAAAACTTGCTGTTGGCATTGCACATACTTTGCTTTGTGGTAGTCATAACTGTCCTGTGGGCAATGGCCCCACGGCAACCTGCGAGCGCCGTATTACTGGAGTTCAGCAATACCGGTGGGTGGTCCAGCATTGGATTAGCCCTAATGGTTGGCCAGATCTCTGCCATTTATGCCGGACTCAGCTCCGATGCCACGGCCCATATGTCTGAGGAAGTTCGCGACGCCGGTAGATATGTGCCGATCGCTATCGTCTGGGGTTTCTTCACCAATGGTGCCATGGCTATTGTCCTGGTAATTACCTATCTGTTCGCCATTCCATCCCTGGAAGATGCCCTAGATGACCCAACCGGCTTCCCTTTTATCTATGTTTTCAAGAATGCAGTTGGGACTGCAGGAGTGAATGGTCTGACGtccatcatcctcatcccgGTCATTTTCAGCAATATCCTCTTCAATGCGTCAACAGCGCGCCAAACCTATGCGTTCGCTCGTGATAAAGGCTTGCCGTTTGCCAAGTGGATCTGCAAAGTCAATCCGAAGCGGAAGCTCCCCGTGAACGCCATTGGGCTATCCTGTGTCATCAGTGGTCTCTTAGCCTTGATTAATATCGGCTCCGATACGGCGTTCCACGCGATTATTTCCCTAAACGTTGCAGCACTCATGTGGACATATGTGGTGTCAATTGGCTGTCTACTGTATCGCAGGCTGTCCTGCCCAGAAACACTGCCTCCACAACGGTGGAGCATGGGGAAATATGGAATCTGGGTGAACGCAGCAGCCCTGGTGTATGtagcttttgctttcttcttctcgttttgGCCCACCAGTACTCCGGTCACTCTCACCACTTTCAACTGGAGCGTGGTCATCTTTTCGGCCGTTTTCATCATCAGTGTGGCGATGTACATCTTCAAGGGGCAAAAGGAATATGCCGGACCGGTGATATCTGTGAGACGCGACGCAATGCCGCAGGCCCGGGTCCACCGACATAGCATTCGCCGAGAGACTTAG
- a CDS encoding uncharacterized protein (predicted protein): MPARSSPLKSEIAPPLAADNDYDHSGLLVVITSLVLFLTLASLSIRAFAASKRSSMLNDDYVLLTVVVCVVERHPFSRPLQTVYVADLFYVLVIGLSKICSMVFYRNLSIRRFMRTNNVILAACSVWTVLAIAILGARCSKSPWKDIDNHCVGLLLRWKVICALDVVLEAFILAYPVGIIYKVQISPLKKFVVLTILSCRIILIPLSAVHVHFIQKQIQSPNPTLTGTYATIVAQIHLGVGVLVLTVSSLKMFVAVYEDEQGLAYTEDVSKSLGIGDNDNSRQSKMRSWILSRQTKEPSTSSTGCDDGPGIPLASGARGSGNTIIKSVHISVTHEAREDVALGERGPHGHSGSIM; this comes from the exons ATGCCAGCTCGATCTAGTCCACTCAAATCCGAGATTGCACCTCCTCTGGCAGCGGACAATGACTATGATCACAGCGGTTTACTCGTGGTGATCACCTCGCTAGTTTTGTTTTTAACCCTGGCCTCTCTTTCGATCCGCGCATTTGCTGCCTCAAAAAGATCATCCATGTTGAATGATGATTATGTGCTTCTCACAGTCGTGGTATGCGTCGTGGAAAGGCACCCTTTCTCCCGACCTCT CCAGACGGTTTACGTAGCTGACCTGTTCTATGTTCTTGTCATCGGCCTGTCGAAAATTTGCTCGATGGTCTTTTATCGGAACCTCTCCATCCGTCGCTTTATGCGGACGAACAATGTCATTCTCGCTGCTTGTTCAGTATGGACTGTGCTCGCGATAGCCATTCTGGGCGCCCGTTGCAGTAAGAGCCCGTGGAAAGATATTGATAATCACTGCGTTGGCCTC CTGCTGCGTTGGAAGGTTATCTGCGCCCTAGATGTCGTCCTCGAAGCATTCATACTAGCCTATCCCGTGGGGATTATCTATAAAGTTCAAATTTCTCCATTAAAGAAATTCGTCGTCCTCACTATTCTCAGCTGTCGCATTAT CCTCATTCCTCTCTCCGCCGTCCATGTACACTTTATCCAAAAGCAGATCCAGTCCCCTAATCCGACTTTGACCGGCACGTATGCAACAATAGTTGCTCAAATCCATCTCGGTGTTGGCGTTCTCGTGCTTACCGTTTCATCTCTAAAGATGTTCGTGGCAGTCTATGAAGATGAGCAGGGCCTCGCATATACCGAAGATGTTTCCAAATCACTAGGCATTGGCGATAACGATAACAGTCGACAgtcgaagatgaggtcgTGGATATTGTCTCGGCAAACGAAGGAGCCCAGCACGTCATCCACTGGCTGCGATGATGGGCCCGGCATACCTTTGGCCTCAGGAGCGCGGGGTAGTGGTAATACTATCATCAAGAGCGTACATATCTCAGTAACCCATGAGGCCCGTGAGGATGTCGCGTTGGGGGAAAGAGGCCCACATGGCCATAGTGGAAGCATTATGTAG
- a CDS encoding uncharacterized protein (predicted protein) has protein sequence MMSLIIVAMLLCAGLSSPLVIRQSCHVQDAAHTFYGFPDNDPPGCVIAYDCGRGLTAGGAGTFNDPLTFASAPGEFQICEIIYDPYLRKYLRMEDSCDSCNRDWANKVWHIDIWTGSSTVNGGNDQVNCENRLTPAPQHKPIIRGPGPNLPVDGRRFFLCHDRFFVAVYMLTGYSDTPLCYVRLQRWKRTFQL, from the coding sequence ATGATGTCGTTGATAATCGTGGCTATGCTTCTGTGTGCGGGACTCAGTTCCCCCCTAGTCATTCGCCAATCCTGCCATGTTCAGGACGCAGCTCACACCTTCTACGGATTCCCCGACAACGATCCCCCCGGCTGTGTGATCGCATACGATTGCGGCCGAGGTCTGACAGCCGGTGGAGCTGGAACCTTCAACGACCCGTTAACCTTCGCCTCAGCCCCAGGCGAGTTTCAGATCTGTGAAATCATCTATGACCCCTATCTGCGCAAGTACCTTCGCATGGAGGATTCCTGTGACTCTTGCAATCGGGACTGGGCCAATAAGGTCTGGCATATCGATATCTGGACAGGATCCAGTACTGTCAATGGAGGAAATGATCAGGTCAATTGTGAAAACCGATTGACCCCGGCACCGCAGCATAAACCTATCATTCGAGGACCGGGGCCTAATCTACCCGTGGACGGTAGGcgcttctttctttgtcacgATAGATTTTTTGTCGCGGTGTATATGTTGACTGGCTATAGCGACACCCCTCTATGTTACGTCCGTTTGCAACGCTGGAAGCGTACTTTCCAGTTATGA
- a CDS encoding uncharacterized protein (pleiotropic drug resistance proteins (PDR1-15), ABC superfamily) has product MESSTATSSTTNWPSEEHKNSMAEAETSPLASKFEDILHRSLKSGYKPRRLGVTWTDLTVKAKSAEATINENVFSQLNILRRLQQHRQSMPLKTILHQSHGCVKPGEMLLVLGRPGSGCTTLLKMLANRRTGYEEIEGDVWYGSMHHEEAAENYAGQIIMNTEEEIFFPTLTVGQTLDFATRLKVPAHLPSNVVNAEAYRAEMKEFLLESLRIPHTAETKVGNEYVRGVSGGERKRVSILECLASGASVYCWDNSTRGLDAASALDWAKMMRTMADVHGSSIIATLYQAGNDIFRLFDKVLVLDEGKQIYYGPANEAEQFMESLGFECSEGANIGDYLTSVTVPLERRIRSGYESTYPRNAEAIATSYCKSSAKAQMTSEYDYPTSELSQQRTKDFKESVTLEKCRPRSANTVNFATQVRACIIRQYQVLLGDKKTFAMKQGSTLIQALVAGSMYYQVKPDTSGLFLKAGALFWSILYNSMSAMSEVVDSFSGRPIVVKHDAFAYCKPAAFCIGQIAADIPITIFQITLWSVILYFMVGLKMSASAFFTYFVVLFACAMCSTALFRAVGAVFRTFDGASKVSGYVVTIMAMYAGFQIQYTQMRPWFGWLYWLNPVAYAFDGLMSNEFRDREIDCTGGNLIPHGESYASVSMSYRSCAGVRGATPGFASLTEEQYLGALSYSYTHLWRNFGILWAWWVFYVVVTIGATMMWKSPSESGAQLLIPRERLAHHLQLGLDDEESQTPEKYCHGHHSQEKMDGSTPLPTPGAEAHLAKNTSIFTWKNLTYTVKTPSGPRVLLDNVHGWVKPGMLGALMGASGAGKTTLLDVLAQRKTDGKIEGSIMVDGRPLSVSFQRSAGYCEQLDVHEPYATVREALEFSALLRQPHNTSEKEKLGYVDVIIDLLELGDIADTLIGKPNAGGLNIEQRKRVTIGVELVAKPSILIFLDEPTSGLDGQSAFNTMRFLRKLANQGQAILVTIHQPSAQLFYQFDTLLLLAPGGKTVYFGEIGENASTLKEYFERYGSPCPNHMNPADHMIDVVSGRASTIDWRRVWLESPEYQQSLVELDRLIRDTASRESVDNPSSDDNEYATPLWYQTKIVLRRMNIALFRNTNYVNNKIYLHIGLALFNGFSYWMIGNTVNDMQLRMFTIFVFMFVAPGVVNQLQPLFIERRDIYDAREKKSRMYSWKAFVTALIVSEFPYLCVCGVLYFLCWYYTVGFPAASEKAGAALFVVVLYEFSYTGIGQFVAAYSPNAVFAALVNPLLVGIMVSFCGILVPYDQIIPFWRYWMYYMNPLTYLVGSLLVFNIFDVDVKCADSEFAVFNPPSNMTCLDYLSSYLEESDANLVNPEARSECRVCPYTSGGGYLKAINLNDYYFGWRDVGIFVIFIFSSYGLVYLFMKLRTKASKKAES; this is encoded by the coding sequence ATGGAAAGTTCGACCGCTACATCCTCAACTACAAACTGGCCTTCGGAGGAACACAAGAATTCTATGGCCGAGGCCGAGACTAGTCCTCTGGCTTCTAAATTCGAAGATATTTTGCACCGAAGTTTAAAATCCGGGTACAAACCCCGACGACTTGGAGTCACCTGGACCGACTTGACTGTGAAAGCGAAAAGCGCCGAAGCCACGATCAATGAGAATGTCTTTTCGCAGTTAAACATCCTTCGTCGTCTACAGCAACACCGACAAAGCATGCCATTGAAAACCATACTTCATCAGAGTCATGGATGCGTTAAACCGGGAGAGATGTTGCTGGTTCTCGGCCGCCCTGGATCCGGATGTACAACACTCTTGAAGATGCTTGCTAATCGAAGGACGGGCTATGAAGAAATAGAGGGCGACGTGTGGTATGGTAGCATGCATCATGAGGAGGCTGCAGAGAACTATGCAGGCCAGATCATTATGAAtacagaggaagagatcttcttccccaCGTTGACCGTGGGACAAACTCTAGATTTTGCTACACGTCTAAAGGTACCCGCTCACCTCCCCAGCAATGTTGTCAATGCAGAGGCGTACCGTGCAGAGATGAAGGAATTCCTTTTAGAGAGTCTCCGTATACCTCATACTGCAGAAACAAAAGTGGGCAATGAGTATGTCCGTGGCGTTTCCGGCGGGGAACGAAAACGTGTCTCAATCCTGGAATGTCTAGCATCTGGTGCGTCTGTCTACTGTTGGGACAATAGTACTAGAGGCCTGGATGCGGCAAGTGCATTGGACTGGGCAAAGATGATGCGTACGATGGCGGATGTACATGGCAGCTCGATCATCGCAACACTATACCAGGCTGGAAATGATATTTTTCGCCTTTTTGACAAAGTGCTTGTTCTGGATGAGGGGAAGCAGATCTATTACGGGCCTGCTAACGAAGCAGAACAATTCATGGAGAGTCTCGGATTTGAATGCAGCGAGGGTGCCAATATTGGAGATTATCTTACCAGTGTTACAGTTCCTTTGGAACGGCGAATTCGTTCTGGGTATGAATCCACATATCCCCGGAATGCTGAAGCCATTGCCACATCCTACTGCAAATCTAGTGCAAAAGCCCAAATGACCTCTGAATACGATTATCCTACCAGCGAACTGTCGCAGCAACGCACGAAAGATTTTAAAGAATCTGTCACTCTCGAGAAATGTCGTCCAAGAAGCGCAAACACTGTCAACTTTGCGACGCAAGTACGTGCTTGCATCATTCGGCAATATCAGGTGCTACTCGGCGATAAGAAAACCTTTGCCATGAAGCAAGGCTCGACTTTGATACAGGCTTTGGTAGCCGGTTCGATGTATTACCAGGTGAAGCCCGACACTTCTGGGCTGTTTCTCAAAGCCGGCGCCCTGTTTTGGTCCATCCTTTACAACAGTATGAGCGCCATGTCAGAGGTTGTCGATTCCTTCTCTGGCAGACCCATAGTAGTGAAACACGACGCCTTTGCATATTGCAAACCGGCTGCGTTCTGCATTGGACAGATAGCTGCGGATATTCCAATCACAATTTTCCAGATCACCCTCTGGTCTGTAATCCTGTATTTTATGGTTGGCCTAAAAATGTCCGCCAGTGCGTTCTTCACGTATTTTGTGGTCCTCTTCGCATGTGCGATGTGCTCTACTGCTTTATTCCGTGCCGTCGGTGCGGTTTTCCGAACGTTTGATGGTGCCTCCAAAGTGTCAGGTTATGTGGTGACAATTATGGCCATGTACGCAGGCTTTCAGATTCAATACACCCAAATGCGGCCGTGGTTTGGATGGTTATATTGGCTTAACCCTGTTGCGTACGCTTTCGATGGCTTGATGAGTAACGAGTTCCGTGATCGAGAGATCGACTGCACCGGTGGCAACCTGATCCCTCATGGCGAAAGCTACGCGAGTGTGAGTATGTCATATCGGTCCTGTGCTGGGGTGAGAGGTGCAACCCCGGGATTCGCCTCGTTAACTGAAGAACAATATCTGGGTGCTCTATCATACAGTTATACGCACTTATGGAGGAACTTTGGTATTCTCTGGGCTTGGTGGGTCTTCTATGTAGTGGTCACGATCGGTGCAACCATGATGTGGAAAAGTCCTTCTGAGTCCGGAGCACAGCTGCTCATTCCTAGGGAAAGGCTAgctcatcatctgcagctgggtcttgatgatgaggagTCCCAAACGCCAGAAAAGTACTGCCATGGTCACCATAGTCAAGAGAAAATGGATGGTTCGACACCCTTACCGACACCCGGTGCTGAGGCGCACTTGGCTAAAAatacctccatcttcacctggAAGAACCTAACATATACTGTAAAGACTCCGTCTGGCCCCCGTGTGCTATTGGACAACGTTCATGGTTGGGTAAAGCCTGGTATGTTAGGTGCTCTAATGGGTGCTTCTGGAGCAGGGAAGACAACGTTATTGGATGTCCTTGCCCAGAGGAAAACAGACGGTAAAATTGAAGGGTCAATCATGGTGGACGGCCGACCTCTATCAGTTTCGTTCCAGCGCTCGGCTGGGTATTGTGAGCAACTTGATGTTCATGAACCCTATGCAACCGTTAGAGAGGCATTAGAATTCTCTGCTCTTTTAAGACAACCCCACAACACCtctgaaaaggaaaagctcGGATACGTCGATGTCATTATTGACCTTCTCGAACTTGGAGACATTGCGGATACTCTCATAGGAAAGCCTAACGCAGGCGGTTTGAACATTGAGCAACGGAAGCGTGTTACTATAGGCGTCGAATTAGTCGCCAAGCCTAGTATTCTAATATTTCTAGATGAGCCAACGTCGGGCCTTGATGGGCAGTCTGCCTTTAACACTATGCGATTTCTGAGGAAGCTTGCAAACCAGGGCCAAGCCATCTTAGTTACCATCCATCAGCCGTCAGCCCAGTTATTCTACCAATTTGACACCCTCTTGTTGTTGGCCCCAGGTGGCAAAACTGTCTACTTTGGGGAGATCGGAGAAAATGCCAGCACGCTCAAAGAATACTTCGAGCGCTATGGGTCGCCCTGCCCTAATCACATGAACCCGGCTGACCATATGATCGATGTGGTTTCAGGTCGAGCTTCGACTATCGACTGGCGCCGTGTATGGCTAGAGTCGCCAGAGTATCAGCAATCACTGGTTGAGCTCGACAGGCTTATCCGAGACACCGCTTCGAGAGAATCAGTGGATAACCCAAGTTCTGATGACAACGAGTATGCGACACCACTCTGGTACCAGACAAAAATTGTCCTGCGCCGCATGAATATCGCACTCTTTCGGAATACGAACTATGTGAACAACAAAATATATCTGCATATTGGCTTAGCCTTATTCAATGGGTTTTCATACTGGATGATTGGGAATACTGTAAATGACATGCAGCTTCGTATGTTCACTATTTTCGTGTTCATGTTTGTTGCCCCGGGTGTGGTGAATCAGCTCCAGCCACTCTTCATTGAAAGACGGGATATATATGATGCgcgggaaaagaaatcaaggaTGTACTCCTGGAAAGCATTCGTCACGGCCCTTATTGTGTCCGAGTTCCCATATCTATGTGTCTGCGGCGTGCTGTACTTCCTCTGTTGGTATTATACCGTCGGTTTCCCAGCAGCCTCGGAAAAGGCTGGGGCTGCTTTATTCGTCGTTGTCCTTTACGAATTCTCATATACAGGAATCGGTCAATTTGTTGCAGCGTACTCGCCAAATGCTGTTTTTGCTGCGTTGGTCAACCCGCTCCTTGTCGGAATCATGGTCTCTTTCTGTGGCATATTGGTCCCATACGACCAGATTATTCCATTCTGGAGATACTGGATGTATTACATGAACCCTCTCACTTATCTAGTTGGGAGTCTGTTGGTTTTCAACATATTCGATGTCGACGTGAAGTGTGCTGACTCGGAGTTCGCCGTATTTAACCCCCCTTCCAACATGACATGTCTGGATTACCTGTCTTCGTATCTAGAAGAGTCTGACGCAAACCTGGTCAATCCCGAAGCACGCTCCGAATGCCGTGTCTGTCCCTATACGAGCGGAGGCGGTTATTTGAAGGCCATAAACTTGAATGACTACTACTTTGGCTGGAGAGACGTGGGCATTTTTGTGATCTTCATTTTCAGTTCATACGGGTTGGTGTATCTGTTCATGAAGCTGAGAACAAAAGCCTCCAAGAAGGCTGAGTCATGA
- a CDS encoding histidine phosphatase family protein (multiple inositol polyphosphate phosphatase): MKNLTFGVYLTALAGVGSAAPHFSSSSSGPASAPTGATYASGFDMTKSWANLSPYKNADTFGVPKGMPQGCELSQVHVLHRHAERFPTSNLLDGRGMGDFASKLVNYTKAKPGKMVAKGPLKFLNDWEYVIGENTLMENGAATEDASGADFWIKYGRLLYRPGRDNVAAWNESLNVYPNGTARPKPVFRTTSQGRILESARWWLSGFFGNSGANSSYDQYDLVVILETTGFFNNTLASYVSCLGDKTAGDESAQVFIPRYTKNALSRLASYLPEDFNLTAYDVLAMQNLCVYENTSLGGSFFCSLFTEQEWKDFAYNVDIQYYGNFAFGSPTGRAQGIGYVLELAARLEGKLIHSSDTSINSTYDDNTAQFPLGQPFYMDMSHDDIILSVISALGLEHFKYGPHGLPINIDHAPSNRTFALNDLTPFGARFMSEVWTCPSNVSFDSLDPILYVNPRLESTRNTKRYIRFVLNNAPLPLDGLVGCEDSQNGFCAVDGFLSGVPTLKENAKYQEACFGEYPTGKQVEDGVPYS; this comes from the exons ATGAAGAACCTTACCTTTGGCGTATACCTCACTGCTCTGGCAGGCGTGGGTTCTGCTGCACCCCATTTTTCGTCCAGTTCGTCGGGCCCTGCATCTGCACCCACTGGTGCTACCTATGCATCGGGCTTTGACATGACCAAAAGCTGGGCCAACCTGAGTCCATACAAGAATGCGGATACTTTCGGTGTTCCCAAGGGTATGCCGCAGGGCTGTGAGCTGTCACAAGTCCATGTGCTTCATCGCCATGCCGAGCGGTTTCCTACCAGCAATCTCTTGGATGGGAGAGGCATGGGAGATTTTGCCTCCAAGTTGGTCAACTATACCAAAGCCAAGCCAGGAAAGATGGTGGCTAAAGGCCCTCTGAAGTTCCTGAACGATTGGGAGTATGTGATTGGAGAAAATACATTGATGGAAAACGGTGCTGCTACTGAAGATGCATCCGGGGCCGACTTTTGGATCAAATACGGCAGGCTGTTATATCGCCCTGGCCGTGATAATGTGGCGGCCTGGAATGAGTCCCTCAATGTCTACCCCAATGGTACAGCACGACCAAAGCCCGTATTCCGTACCACATCCCAGGGGCGAATTTTGGAGAGTGCCCGCTGGTGGCTCA GTGGTTTCTTTGGCAACAGTGGTGCCAACAGCTCCTATGACCAGTATGATTTGGTTGTCATTCTAGAGACAACAGGTTTTTTCAATAATACTCTGGCTTCTTatgtttcttgtcttggGGACAAGACTGCCGG CGATGAGTCTGCCCAGGTATTCATTCCTCGATATACCAAGAACGCTCTCTCCAGGCTGGCCAGTTACCTTCCCGAAGACTTCAATTTGACGGCCTACGATGTGCTTGCAATGCAAAACCTCTGTGTTTATGAGAACACAAGTCTAGGGGGGTCATTCTTCTGCTCCCTGTTCACCGAACAAGAGTGGAAGGACTTCGCCTATAATGTCGACATCCAGTACTATGGCAACTTCGCATTCGGCTCCCCGACTGGCCGTGCCCAAGGCATCGGCTACGTCCTGGAGCTCGCAGCTAGACTCGAAGGAAAGCTGATTCACTCTAGTGACACCAGCATCAACTCTACCTACGATGACAACACCGCCCAGTTCCCCCTGGGCCAGCCATTCTATATGGATATGTCCCatgatgatatcattctCTCAGTCATCTCCGCTCTCGGTCTTGAGCACTTCAAGTACGGCCCCCATGGTCTGCCAATCAACATAGACCACGCACCCTCCAACCGGACATTTGCCCTTAATGACCTGACTCCGTTCGGTGCACGATTCATGTCTGAGGTCTGGACTTGTCCCAGCAATGTTTCGTTTGACTCTTTGGATCCGATCCTCTATGTCAACCCTCGCCTAGAGTCCACGCGTAACACCAAGAGATACATCCGCTTTGTGCTTAACAATGCCCCACTACCTCTGGATGGACTGGTCGGATGTGAGGATTCTCAAAATGGTTTCTGCGCGGTCGATGGGTTCTTGAGTGGCGTCCCGActctgaaggagaatgccaAGTACCAGGAGGCTTGTTTTGGTGAATATCCCACGGGGAAACAGGTAGAAGATGGTGTGCCATACTCATAG
- a CDS encoding fungal specific transcription factor domain-containing protein (predicted protein): protein MKLKLIQLAPIILHHGSFIGPITYLLRAVVNGQATGQIASQYKVCIFARAVTYINRWLRICTSRELAQALEASKKKYITAALRSIQELDILQKPSLLMLQSLLLAVNLMQTLGDTTQAWTLTAFASRLVVALGYHSVDARMLEECDRNHEIRRCIRWCYYYDKVLSMLLVRPPSLPALSVEPASLLLPRQADPLDMKGNILIKLAHVLDGALSVLTPGDGIPDNQALGAITRLEVELQDIWEELCEIYHDFVFCGLIPHQGV, encoded by the exons ATGAAACTTAAGTTGATCCAGCTTGCCCCGATTATTCTACACCATGGAAGCTTCATTGGCCCGATCACATATCTTCTGAGAG CGGTTGTGAATGGTCAGGCGACCGGTCAGATAGCGTCTCAGTATAAGGTCTGTATATTTGCAAGAGCGGTAACCTACATCAATAGATGGCTGCGTATATGTACGTCCAGAGAACTAGCACAAGCCCTAGAAGCTTCGAAGAAAAAGTACATAACGGCTGCCCTCCGGTCAATTCAGGAGCTTGATATTCTGCAAAAACCAAGCCTATTAATGCTCCagtctttgcttttggca GTCAACCTGATGCAAACTTTGGGTGATACTACTCAAGCCTGGACTTTGACGGCTTTCGCGTCGAGACTCGTGGTGGCTTTGGGTTATCATAGCGTGGACGCAAGGATGCTTGAAGAGTGTGACAGGAATCATGAAATACGTCGTTGTATACGATGGTGCTACTACTATGATAAGGTTCTGAGTATGCTTCTGGTGCGACCACCATCCCTGCCGGCGCTGAGTGTTGAGCCAGCCTCCTTGCTTCTGCCAAGACAAGCAGACCCATTAGATATGAAAGGCAATATCTTGATCAAGCTGGCGCATGTGCTGGATGGTGCCCTTTCTGTCCTAACGCCTGGTGATGGTATTCCTGATAACCAGGCGCTGGGAGCTATCACGCGCTTAGAAGTCGAATTGCAAGACATATGGGAGGAGTTGTGCGAG ATTTACCACGATTTTGTCTTCTG CGGCCTTATCCCGCATCAAGGAGTGTAA
- a CDS encoding uncharacterized protein (predicted protein): MLYYRLSPHVKLWRFCIYGIATLITLPSLILVFLYLFGCQPVAKAWDSTITEGHCVDRLSIMLASSVLNVITDFLMIIAPIPLIWKLNMRVWQKLGVTLMFFLGGITIITSIFRAITVDNLLYEGDHPYRMAVPILWA; this comes from the exons ATGCTCTACTATCGCCTGAGTCCCCATGTGAAGCTATGGAGATTCTGCATCTACGGAATCGCGACCCTCATCACCCTACCCTCACTGATACTGGTTTTCCTCTATTTGTTTGGCTGCCAGCCGGTTGCTAAGGCATGGGACTCGACGATTACTGAAGGGCACTGTGTAGACCGCCTCAGTATCATGTTGGCAAGTTCCGTGCTAAACGTTATTACGGATTTCTTGATGATAATCGCCCCGATCCCTTTGATCTGGAAACTAAATATGCGGGTCTGGCAAAAGCTGGGAGTGACTCTGATGTTTTTCTTGGGTGGCAT CACCATTATTACCAGTATCTTCCGCGCGATCACCGTCGATAACTTGCTTTATGAAGGGGACCATCCCTATCGTATGGCAGTTCCAATCCTATGGGCGTAA